A region of the Hirundo rustica isolate bHirRus1 chromosome 5, bHirRus1.pri.v3, whole genome shotgun sequence genome:
TCGACAATGAATGTGCATAAACAAAACTGCAGAGCAACTGTGAAAGTACAAAGCTGTTTGCTTGTGGTTTCTTATAACTTTGAATATGTTGTCTTCTCTAAATACAATTCATTTGGTGGCTTGGTACTTGCCTGTGTGAAAGTGCTGGTGTGCATTGTTGACACCTGAATGTGTAGAACAACTCTGTCGATGAGAGGCTTGGGACCCGTCAGAAAACCTATTCTTAAACtggaaaccaaacaaacaaaaggttACTCCAGAAATGCAATATGCTAGTGCTTTGTCCGAGTTATATAGGAAAATGTGCAGCCATTTCATCGATAGTGTAAGGATCTCTTATGCACTCAGATTTATCGATATCTTCGTACTGCTGTCAGGTTAATCAATTTAGAAGCTGAGTTTCAAAgttgtgaaataaaaacatttaagagTTTTTAGTGCTTATGCTAGCTTCTTAGTTATGAGGCTTCAGGACAAAATCTGTTTGGAAGATGTTCTCTGCAACCATAAAGATTACATGAatcaaagggaaggaaagataGGTTTTCCCGTAGTGGAAGATCATGAGCGCTCAGGCTTTATGACAAACAGATAAGTGGCAAATGGCTTTAGTCTTTTACTCCCTTTCGGTACTGCAGAAGGAATGGAATTTAGATTAGTAAACTAGATGGTTACTTTTGCTTCAGTTCTTATCACCCATCTTTACAGATTGGGCTGAagtttttatttgaagaaaaatggaacTAGTAAACTCATGTGTCTTTGGAAAAGATAATACCACGCCATGCCATTTTGTGGTGTCACTTCTGAAAATCTTCACACTTGGCATTACATTGTCTCCTCACTTTCTCTAGAATGTGTTATAATCCACTGGCCACCAATGCAGAATTCACATTAATTCTTTATAACTATTAAGTTAACAGACAAAAGCAAGCTAAAAATCAAATACATTGACTTGAGTGAAATTAATACCAGCCAAATTAGTTTTTTTCTGGCAGGTGGAAACAATCTGAAAGAACTGGAAGGCTAGATATCAGTACGACCCTGTGACCAGTTTGTGAagaatgtttcttttctgtattaCAAGTTCAGGGAGCTTGCAGGAATAGTAAAAGATAGATaaaaagggaaatgggaaaaagaagagagaaaagctcCTGGGAGTTCCAGGAACAGAGCTGGAATCCAGCATCTGTCTTTCTGCCTGGATGGTGCCTGCAAAAATGGGCTGCCTGTGAGGGAGAGGCTTAACTGTCTGCatcagaagagaaacagaaccTGGACTAAAATGACTGCCAAGAGTTGACATGAAAAGTGCAAAAAGCTGTTGATTCAGAAGTTCATCCCAGAAGTGCATAGTTATGAAATGAGAAAGCACTATGGCATGTCTCATCACTTCATATCAAGTCTTGTGTCTTAACTGGATGGGCAATGCTAAGTGGTCTACAGCCAGCCTTACCCAGATGAGAGAATTTTAGAGAAAGAGTCGGTCCTGATAACTCGGCCATCCACATCCATTGAGAGGAAAGTTGGAGCCCATGGCttggaataaaaaagaaaaaataaaattcaagttGCTAGTAAAGATTATAATGAAACTATCTTCTTTACTATGAAGACACAATTCATTTCTCAAATATGTATTCGAAGAAAAACATGGCAGTAACTTGCTGACAAGTGATTATTTAGCCTAGCTTTCTGAGATGTGATTACAATAATCTGTAAAGGTCTTCAAGAAACCAACTTTGCTATTTTTTGATGATTGCTTAGCCCACTGTTCGATATACAAGTGTTCAGTTTAAGTATTGGTATGATGTCAtaagaaggagagagaaataatgatttttctGCCAAAATTTCTTGTGGAGTAAAGAGGTACTGCAATTTCTAAAATGAAGCCTTGTACCATTTTTGCTACATAATATAGCATTTTGCTATATTAAAACATGAAATCAGAAGAGATGACCAATTTGCGAAGATCTGAGTCCAGCATACTTTTTCCTTataaagaattttgtttttacaCCTTCTCCCCTACCTTTTCTTACAAAGCTTCACAATACTATTCAATGAGTAAGTGAAGCCATTTTATTGCCTACTtccataaaaatgtatttcaaaagagaaaatgctgacCTTTATCTTCTACTGATGTTTTACTGCTTTGTAAGTCCTGTTTTGATTTCTGAGGTTAGGTACTTTTAAATACTGAGTAACTGTAGTGTCAGGTGTGAAATTTGCAGAAAATTCACATGAAGAAGGGAAGCTGCCTATACAGTACCACTATCTGCAGTACCTGGGAGAACTCCCAGATTCTCTAAAAGGCAAAGGGATAAAAATGGGGTATAGCAGATGCAGAATAGGCAGTCTTCTGCTGAATGAAAGAATAGACAGGGAGAAAGGAACATTAAGAGGCTGCAAATTTCAAGTGCTGCTTCAGTGACGTACTTGCTTTGCTCCACAGTCTTTGTCATTCTCTGATTACTGAAAAATTCTATCTTGTATGAGGCTTGAGAAATTTGAACCACTAATTAACAGGATATAAAATACTACAAGGGAGAAAATGACTGAAAGGCCCACAACTGCCTTGGTAGGACATGAAGAACAGGCATGCAGGAAGGTCTAGGACTTGAACCTTAGTCCTCTCCTGAAACCTGAGTTTCTCTCCAGAAAATAAGGTGTTACTAAGGATTATGAAAGACAATTTACCTTTTCAAATTGAAGAAAGTAGTAAGGATCATCTTCTATTATGagaaaatcatattttcttgcaagctaaataaattaattaaaagtgacaaaaggaataaaagttAGACACTGCAAATTCagtcaggtatttttttttaaccagcaTCATATTATAATTTTATTGATTGGTCATTCATTATATAGAAGCTACCACGATGAGAAGCCTTCAAGTGCCCAATTTAGATATCAAAAATTATAAGAGTAATCATGGTGGTACGCAGACCCTAGTATGCAACTGAAGCTCTATTCCATGTGGCATTCAAAGTGTGCAGGCAACGTGCAGTAAATCCAGTTAGAAGCTCATGGCAAAGGTATCAGCTGCCAATGGGCTACCATTGAAAAAGAGTTTACCTAAGGCATAGTGTACCTCTGAAGAGCTGTTGTGAATGAGATTCTGCTAGAAACAAGTTTTAAGAGGAATGTCTACTGGACCAATAATGGGCCCAAATACCACACATGGGATACTTCAACTGAAACAAGGCTGGTATTTATCTATTTCCACCCACAAGGTTCACAAGATCACAGCTCCATACCTGGTAAATCTCCTTTTTGCGCTCTGTGGTCAGCGAGTTGCCAGTTGGGTTGCATCCATTTGGAATAGTGTACAGGAATTTGGGGAGGTTATTGCTACAATTTTTTACATCCTTTGGGCTCCAAGCagacagaatttcttttaaagcttttggAATAATGCCATGTTGGTCACTAggaatattaattatattacaGCCCAAGGGTCTCAGCTGTTGATAGAAGGAACAAAAATGTCATAATTGTGTAATTCAAAGGCCTTCCTTTTTGTCATTGGCACTGTAAAGTTTCATCAAtacaaaatctttctttttgattttataGATATCTCAAGCTCCATGAGTCAAATAAAAGTTTGCCTAAATTTGCTGTAAGGCTTGTCCAACTCACCACATTACTTTTTATTTGTCCTACAAAGCCAGCTCAGGAGAAATGGGTAACTCTGATGTTCAATTGCTGCTCTGCTCTAGAAAATCAGATTTGGTCTTTCAGTCAGAAGGGGAGTTTGTAAATCTGAACTGTTCTCTCAGGACTTCTCGTGCTCTCACCACAGACAGTTAAGGTCACCAGCACCTTTGTTTCCTCCTGACAATTTACATTCTACTTTGGTGGAAATGTCAGAGCTTGAAGCTACTCTTCACTGACAAAGGGCAAAGAATCTGTTTTCAATAGATATATTCAGCAGTACAAAGGAGAATGGAATGATGCTACTGCAGTGACATGTTGACAGCAGTATGAAAAAATATAGGTAAAATACCAATGAAAAAGCttgctttctctcctctgtGGAATTTCAATTTGTACCATGTAGTGCTCTGCATTTTTAAGTAAAACTGCAAGCTGCTCTATTGTCAAAATACATCCCTAAAAAAGTACAGCTGATTAGACTATATATTCAAATTTAGGACAGCAAGCAATAACAACTTATTTTTATGCAAGGGGGGACAACTGAATTTGTAGTGTATTTATTCTAGCTCTACATGGAGCTCTTATGCATTTTGAGTTGACATTTAATTTTATACTGATTAAACTACTTCTCAGAAGtaaattttgctgatttttgtgTAGTTGTCACTATTTCATATCTTCATACTCATATATGGGTGTTTCAAGTCGATTCAAATATTATACGATTTATAGTTATTGTATGCTCTGATCATGAAATACTTCAGGTAAACATGCTGACGTGTTAACACACCCACTTgttataaatttaatttaactaAACTAGGTCCTGATGGCTTTCTTTCCAGCCACATTTGTTATCTTAGCCCTTGAATGAACTAGTGTTTGGAAGAGGAACTTCAAATAGTGGTCACAGgacttttattaaaaactttCTATCAGTTAATATTTATAAACTTAACTGGTTGGACAATAAAATCTTGAGTCTTAGGTATGTTTTTATGGCAAATACAGACAATGTTTATGAGAGCGCAGATCAGGCACTAAACTGCTGTTTAGTTCAACTGTAACATTCACAATGTTTTGTAGCTAAGGAATACTTACAGCTGCTAGTGTCCCAGAGTATGTGGGTGCATCCAAAAGAATGTTGTCTCCAGGATTAATGAGCATTTCAAACacctgcaaaagaaaagattGTTTTAAAGattgttctggttttgtacCTGTGCTTCATACTTTTGACTTCTTAGTGAGATTAAAAATCTTGATTAGATACTAGTAAGTCCCAAACCATGTAATTATCCTGTCTGTAAGAAAGGCAAAGAATGGATGAAAAATCTGCTCTAGAATCAAATTAAGATGCGTTACCAACTTGACACAGAAAGACAGTACTCTGAAGCACCCTTTCTACTGTATAAATTATAGAAAGAATCAACTAAACAGCAGTGAGAGTGGACTGGAAAGGGTAATTATTTCAGGaagtaaaaaccccaaaaaatcaggaagtaaaaaaaagaagaaacatatTTGGAATAGTGTTATGGTAAAGCATCTATGCACTTATGGTACTCCTTGGGTAATGTGAAATGTTACCTTACAGCATATTTTCTACACAGGCTCTTTGGTTACCTGAACTTTCATGTAGTCCTGACAGTCTAGAATGTCACtccagttttatttcatttcctttatcTTGTACATGAACCTAGCGTAATTCATATCTATGGAGAAAAAGCACATGAAACTGTACCCTGCATAAAGTTAGAGAGGGCACTTAATGCTGAATATAGCTGAGCTGATGGAAGAATGAACATCTCTATGAATGAAGTGCTTCTAACATAGGAATCTTTTGGTCTTACTTTACACAAGCCTTCCTGGCTGCCGGTTGTCACACACACTTCCATCTGTCCTTGCTCAGGACTGTACTTGGCTGTAGGGGGATCATGTAAATTCAGCTGGAAATCTTTTAGCCAAGACAACAGCTCTGGAATCCTGAAACATGAATAAGAAGGCATATCTAAGACCTTATATAGGCCAAATCTTGCCTGTACCTCTAAATCCCTGCCAATCTAGCATGCAGTCCTGAGTTTGATTTCAACTGTCCCACCGGTACACTTAAACGCAATTGCTATGACTGctttttcaaaataagaaaatgagatGGCCATATCTGTATGCTCCATACACCAAATTATCATATTGAAATCTGGGCAGAAATTATTTGTCAAGGATGAAACAGGGTGATGGCTGAACAATACCCACTCCTAAAAATGATCATTCAGTACTCGAATGTGGCAGTGTGACAAAGGTCTTAATGCTGCTTGTAATCTGCTGCAGATTACAAGAATTTTTATAATGCATTTTCCAAAAAATGTCTTAAGATCTTGTAGCATGTTCACAAATGGCTAggttaatttaaatattaagaaaagtCTTAACTGATGCCCCACGTGTCTCTTTAGGTACCCCAGTATTTTTGCAAACCTCTTCTCACCTGACTCAGTGCTGTCTGCTGTGTAGTTTACATGAGCACCAAGGTAATGTAATGATATGCAATTTTTGTACCAAAAATGACAATTCTATAAATATCTCCACTCAACTACCACAAGCTCTATATATACTGACTTTAGTATATG
Encoded here:
- the AADAT gene encoding kynurenine/alpha-aminoadipate aminotransferase, mitochondrial isoform X1, whose protein sequence is MNYSRFITTVSAARKASPIRLLTELMQKSPPSLISLAGGAPNPNLFPFKRATVDIGHGTPIEIGEDLMKRALQYSASAGIPELLSWLKDFQLNLHDPPTAKYSPEQGQMEVCVTTGSQEGLCKVFEMLINPGDNILLDAPTYSGTLAALRPLGCNIINIPSDQHGIIPKALKEILSAWSPKDVKNCSNNLPKFLYTIPNGCNPTGNSLTTERKKEIYQLARKYDFLIIEDDPYYFLQFEKPWAPTFLSMDVDGRVIRTDSFSKILSSGLRIGFLTGPKPLIDRVVLHIQVSTMHTSTFTQIMISQLLQQWGQKGFLEHVDRVVDFYRIQRDAMLTAADKWLKDLAEWYPPAAGMFLWIKIKGISDTQQLIMEKALKKEVLLVPGGAFNIDSSEPSSYVRASFSLPSPAQMDLAFKRLADLIKESL
- the AADAT gene encoding kynurenine/alpha-aminoadipate aminotransferase, mitochondrial isoform X2, producing the protein MKRALQYSASAGIPELLSWLKDFQLNLHDPPTAKYSPEQGQMEVCVTTGSQEGLCKVFEMLINPGDNILLDAPTYSGTLAALRPLGCNIINIPSDQHGIIPKALKEILSAWSPKDVKNCSNNLPKFLYTIPNGCNPTGNSLTTERKKEIYQLARKYDFLIIEDDPYYFLQFEKPWAPTFLSMDVDGRVIRTDSFSKILSSGLRIGFLTGPKPLIDRVVLHIQVSTMHTSTFTQIMISQLLQQWGQKGFLEHVDRVVDFYRIQRDAMLTAADKWLKDLAEWYPPAAGMFLWIKIKGISDTQQLIMEKALKKEVLLVPGGAFNIDSSEPSSYVRASFSLPSPAQMDLAFKRLADLIKESL